The following are from one region of the Capsicum annuum cultivar UCD-10X-F1 chromosome 1, UCD10Xv1.1, whole genome shotgun sequence genome:
- the LOC107850999 gene encoding disease resistance protein At4g27190-like, giving the protein MEIIFNAIGGFVVELGKIVSKCIYPRIENTILFSSKIENLGKEMEKLTKFRDDIKEKVEDAEGEGYKPKPDVIKWIEDVHELENEWEFMQESIAAAKTLSYKCCPKYSLRLEVSTQAKNIRDQFCKLKEVGENFGSNLVVENYRMKKVEHIPGPSIEGQLTATRNLNKLLRLLEDDEVCIIGVWGTGGVGKTTLVKNLNNELLKNVPSSKLSFGVVIWVTVPKPPIDIRKIQAQIASRLRLTVDNEASVESIASKIYQRLEEEKSFLLILDDVWEAIDLDDVGVPQPEYPARSKVIITSRFWGVCKQMRTNIEMKVFTLDEDESWQLFAKNVGDTVNLEQIHPLAKEIARECDGLPLAIIVIGSFMRGKTRVELWEDALKSLSMCEPHSKVVEDKVYKVIKWSFDSLESQDIELSSEQRTKHVNKKRGEIQSCFLYCSLYPAAIPIDDLIHCWWAEGILGEHDTYEEAYNRGITLIESLKDACLLEADKIQIRRQVEDCVKMHDVVRDVARWIASTFGDEHMSVFQAGIGLTKISHIKISASVKRISFVSNKIECLPDCFMKCPKTTSLLLQDNEPLRKIPQEFFLAFPALRVLNLSKTGIRELPSSINSLCQLRALILQRCFVLKELPPVANLHNLQVLDCENTELRCLPQGMDNLSNLRLLNMLVADSKSISKGFFLKFPSIEILNMSGSCLGATYFDEISSLHNLTYLSIKVDSSSCFNRDYMWMTRLKGFLIEVGETSFNRDYTSMSILQEFLIEIRENLLYVPYNKSMRAIKVHKCEIFSNGELSGMLQFASDLYLHECMGLRKLISYNTFNGLKLLKIVSCSYSFGPVEGGSGKYDPLPNLEYLDLHSVNNLKSVSDFGQYLGLKFSKLHQLNISLCYSLTCLFNDGGACSVQCSSSDQAAHFNSEIPRVRKLELNGLPKLGTLGEPQSMWEYLEELKVIYCDELRKLPFSIQTSKNIKIIEGQSYWWSKLEWDDDNFKSNLQRCYKEL; this is encoded by the exons ATGGAAATAATTTTTAATGCTATAGGTGGCTTTGTTGTTGAGTTGGGAAAGATTGTATCCAAATGCATCTATCCTAGGATTGAAAATACCATTCTTTTCtcatcaaaaattgaaaatctggGGAAGGAAATGGAGAAGCTAACAAAGTTTAGAGACGATATCAAAGAGAAGGTGGAAGACGCGGAGGGAGAAGGCTATAAGCCAAAACCAGATGTTATCAAGTGGATCGAAGACGTTCACGAGCTGGAGAATGAATGGGAATTTATGCAAGAAAGCATTGCAGCAGCTAAGACGCTTTCATATAAATGCTGTCCAAAATACAGCCTTCGCTTGGAGGTCTCCACTCAAGCAAAGAACATCCGGGATCAATTCTGCAAGCTTAAAGAGGTCGGAGAAAACTTTGGATCCAACTTGGTGGTAGAAAATTACCGGATGAAAAAAGTTGAGCACATCCCGGGACCATCAATAGAAGGCCAGTTAACAGCAACAAGGAATCTCAACAAACTCCTACGACTATTGGAAGATGATGAG GTATGCATCATCGGTGTGTGGGGTACCGGAGGAGTTGGAAAAACTACATTGGTGAAGAATCTGAACAACGAGCTCTTAAAGAACGTGCCAAGTTCCAAACTTTCTTTTGGCGTTGTGATATGGGTTACAGTCCCCAAACCGCCAATAGACATAAGAAAGATTCAAGCACAAATTGCCAGTAGACTACGCCTAACGGTAGATAACGAGGCAAGTGTAGAAAGCATTGCCAGCAAAATCTATCAAAGGCTCGAGGAAGAAAAGAGTTTCCTTCTCATACTAGATGACGTTTGGGAAGCTATAGATTTGGATGATGTAGGCGTGCCCCAACCTGAATATCCTGCGAGAAGCAAGGTCATTATAACTTCTCGTTTTTGGGGTGTTTGTAAGCAAATGAGGACAAACATCGAAATGAAGGTTTTCACATTGGATGAGGATGAATCTTGGCAACTGTTTGCCAAAAATGTGGGAGATACTGTAAATCTGGAGCAAATCCATCCCTTGGCAAAGGAAATTGCAAGAGAGTGTGATGGTTTACCTTTAGCAATCATTGTTATTGGATCGTTCATGAGAGGGAAGACAAGGGTCGAGCTCTGGGAAGATGCTTTGAAATCACTTAGCATGTGCGAACCTCATAGCAAAGTTGTAGAAGATAAGGTTTACAAGGTCATCAAGTGGAGTTTTGATTCTTTAGAATCTCAGGATATTGAATTATCCTCAGAGCAAAGAACCAAACATGTGAACAAAAAGAGAGgcgaaattcaaagttgtttcttaTATTGCTCCTTATATCCAGCAGCTATTCCGATAGATGATCTCATACATTGCTGGTGGGCGGAGGGGATCCTCGGTGAACATGACACATATGAAGAAGCCTACAACAGGGGAATCACGTTGATTGAGAGTCTAAAAGATGCCTGCTTGCTAGAAGCCGATAAGATACAGATTCGGAGGCAGGTTGAGGATTGTGTGAAGATGCATGATGTGGTTCGTGATGTTGCTAGATGGATAGCCAGTACCTTTGGGGATGAACACATGTCTGTTTTTCAAGCTGGAATTGGATTGACTAAGATATCACATATTAAAATATCGGCTTCTGTCAAGAGAATATCTTTCGTAAGCAACAAAATTGAATGTCTACCTGATTGCTTCATGAAATGTCCAAAGACAACATCTTTACTTTTGCAAGACAATGAACCCCTTCGGAAAATACCCCAGGAATTCTTTTTGGCATTTCCAGCTCTAAGAGTTCTGAATCTGAGTAAAACTGGTATTAGAGAACTGCCTTCTTCCATCAATAGTTTATGTCAACTACGTGCTCTAATACTACAGCGTTGCTTTGTGTTGAAAGAATTACCACCTGTTGCAAATCTTCACAATTTGCAAGTGCTCGATTGTGAAAATACAGAGTTGCGTTGTCTGCCGCAAGGAATGGACAATTTGTCAAATCTGAGGCTATTAAATATGCTTGTTGCTGattctaagagcatcagcaagGGATTTTTCCTCAAATTTCCTAGCATTGAAATATTAAATATGTCGGGTAGCTGTCTTGGAGCGACCTATTTTGATGAGATATCATCTCTACACAATCTGACTTATCTTTCTATTAAAGTGGATAGCTCATCATGTTTCAATAGAGATTACATGTGGATGACAAGATTGAAAGGATTTCTCATTGAAGTTGGGGAAACTTCTTTCAATAGAGATTACACCTCGATGTCTATATTGCAAGAATTTCTCATTGAAATTAgggaaaatttactttatgtacCATACAACAAGTCAATGAGGGCTATAAAAGTCCACAAGTGTGAAATTTTCAGTAACGGAGAGCTCTCAGGCATGTTGCAGTTTGCTTCAGATTTGTACTTGCATGAATGCATGGGTCTCAGGAAGTTGATTTCATACAACACTTTTAATGgattaaaattactaaaaattgtGTCCTGTTCTTATTCTTTCGGACCAGTGGAAGGAGGAAGTGGAAAATATGACCCTTTGCCAAATCTGGAATATCTGGACCTACATTCCGTAAATAATTTAAAGAGTGTTTCTGATTTCGGTCAATATTTGGgtctaaaattttctaaattacaCCAACTGAATATCTCTTTATGTTATAGTTTAACATGTCTTTTCAACGATGGTGGAGCATGTTCCGTGCAATGCAGCTCAAGTGATCAGGCAGCACATTTTAACTCAGAAATTCCAAGAGTTCGGAAGTTAGAGTTGAATGGCTTACCTAAACTAGGAACGTTGGGGGAGCCACAGAGTATGTGGGAATACTTGGAGGAACTCAAGGTGATCTACTGTGACGAATTAAGGAAGTTACCTTTCTCTATTCAAACCtccaaaaacatcaaaataatagaaGGACAATCATACTGGTGGAGTAAACTGGAATGGGATGATGACAATTTCAAGTCAAATTTACAGCGTTGTTACAAGGAATTGTAA